The region CCCCATTACATTAATAATATGTTTTTTTTCTGCTTCTTCAAGAGAAACTAAGATTTCAGATTTTTTCAGTTCATTTTCAACTATCTCTGTAACTTTGGGTATTTCAACCACCTCTAATCTTTGATTATCCTCTGATTGAACGACAGAATTAAAAATAATATTTTCAAGTTCTCTTACGTTGCCAGGGAAAGGATAATTTCTTAATTGAGCAATAGCTTCTCTGGTTAAGCCTAAAACATTTTTATTGTAAGTTTTATTAGCAACTTTAATAAGATTGTTTGAAAGTAAAATTACATCATTTCCTCTTTTTCGTAATGGCGGCAAACTTATGTGCCCTCTGTTAAGGCGATAATAAAGATCTGCTCTGAAATTTCCCTTGTTAACTGCATCAACAAGGTCTCTGTTGGTAGCCGCAATAATTCTAATATCCAGTTTTACCGGATTGGAACTTCCGATTTTAAATATCTCATTGTATTGAATAGCCCTTAAGAGTTTTCCCTGAAGCTCTTTCGGTAGCTCACCTATCTCATCTAAAAAAATGGTACCGCCATTTGCAGCTTCAAAATATCCAATTTTATCATTAGTGGATCCGGTAAAAGAGCCTTTCAGATTACCGAACAATTCACTCTCAAACAATGAGTGTGAGATTGAGGCAAGATTAACAGCTACATAAGATTTGTTTTTTCTTGGAGAAAGATCATGAATTTTTTTTGCAATCAAATCTTTTCCAGTACCAGTTTCCCCAACAATTAA is a window of Ignavibacterium sp. DNA encoding:
- a CDS encoding sigma-54 dependent transcriptional regulator translates to MKETILLVDDELAYLDLLKSILNQEGYSNVITESNPLNVKEILKTQKIDLILLDIYMPQMSGLQLLEQITPEYPNIPVIVVTAVDDKDIALEAIKFGAYEFIIKPPDTDRLLLTIRRAIGYKLLEKERDVLRGDSPVTAVDGNKFSNIITDSDAMRKVFNLVEIFAPTNETILIVGETGTGKDLIAKKIHDLSPRKNKSYVAVNLASISHSLFESELFGNLKGSFTGSTNDKIGYFEAANGGTIFLDEIGELPKELQGKLLRAIQYNEIFKIGSSNPVKLDIRIIAATNRDLVDAVNKGNFRADLYYRLNRGHISLPPLRKRGNDVILLSNNLIKVANKTYNKNVLGLTREAIAQLRNYPFPGNVRELENIIFNSVVQSEDNQRLEVVEIPKVTEIVENELKKSEILVSLEEAEKKHIINVMGILNNNVRKAASILGVSERTLQRRLKKIRED